A single Blastococcus colisei DNA region contains:
- a CDS encoding ATP-dependent helicase — protein MTPLTGAAAEGQLSFDDLLSETALQQPTVRRRLTPAEVAARCALSYAPSPEQARVVEAPADRPLVVVAGAGSGKTETMAARVSWLVANRVVAPEEILGLTFTRKAASELNERIRLRLGALARHPETDPDLRERLEIAQPTVSTYHGYAAALVAEHGLRIGVEPGAGVLGPAMCWGQAAQVVTAYTGDMSDVPLTLLTTVEDVLALAADLGEHDISPAALRNWTARLESQIAGYPDAPRKKGPYAPVLEMLARQKARVALLPLVEAFEARKRAAGAIDYADQVAYAARIAVASPEVGRRERTRWKVVLLDEYQDTSVGQLRMLEALFGRETGHPVLAVGDPRQSIYGWRGASAGTIERFARTFPGLPGRRAERLTLATSWRNDDAVLAVANAVSGMLPPPDQPLPDLAPASTAGRGAVTVGLYDTVADETEALADRLAACWLNEDPLVARQDGKHPTVAVLVRARKQLPGIAAALRERGLPVEVVGLGGLLEVPEVSDVIATLTVLVDPTAGDALGRLLTGARWRVGPRDLAALEARARALVHSRRPAPAESAEGAPPAVEAPSERGSIVEALDDLGGPDAYSQAGYRRLRRLGQELGHLRTRLSESLPDLVDEVARTLGLETELASAPGASPAGARAHLDALHGVAAEFTELAELPSLPAFLGYLRDAEERERGLEPGEVAVNPDAVQLLTGHSAKGLEWDVVAVPGLTTDQFPSKADTSDSWIRDPGAVPADLRLTDREELPRLRLPVPGSGDQAVVKQALEEYVQEWKDFGTSEEIRLGYVAVTRARHLLLCSGSWWRDGVKPCGPSSLLLTARQACDDGAGIVVHWAEPPADDATNPALAEWPVGIWPADPLSSGRRRALTAAAELVTGAAPHPLQPEQVLDGSDPLVEQWVRDADLLLRERSRHASSTVDVPLPSHLSVSALVALRRDPAELARRLRRPMPAAPAPQARRGTAFHAWLEERFGAAKLVDLDELPGSGDEFAAPDGALAKLQEAFLASEWADRQPAEVEVPFETPLGPLTLRGRIDAVYADADGGFEVIDWKTGPPPSGAELTAAGVQLAAYRLGWSRLTGVPVERVSAGFHHVAANLTLRPVDLLDEAGLLNLVTGSRET, from the coding sequence ATGACCCCGCTGACCGGGGCGGCCGCCGAGGGGCAGCTCTCCTTCGACGACCTGCTCAGCGAGACGGCGCTCCAGCAGCCCACGGTTCGCCGGCGGCTCACCCCGGCCGAGGTGGCCGCCCGCTGCGCGCTCTCCTACGCGCCGTCACCCGAACAGGCCCGCGTGGTCGAGGCCCCGGCCGACCGGCCGCTCGTCGTCGTCGCCGGCGCAGGGTCGGGCAAGACGGAAACCATGGCCGCCCGGGTCTCCTGGCTCGTGGCCAACCGCGTCGTCGCGCCCGAGGAGATCCTCGGCCTGACCTTCACGCGCAAGGCGGCCAGCGAGCTCAACGAGCGGATCCGGCTGCGGCTGGGCGCCCTCGCCCGGCATCCCGAGACCGACCCCGACCTCCGGGAGCGGCTGGAGATCGCCCAGCCCACGGTCTCGACCTACCACGGCTACGCCGCCGCGCTGGTCGCCGAGCACGGCCTGCGGATCGGCGTGGAGCCCGGTGCCGGGGTGCTCGGCCCAGCCATGTGCTGGGGGCAGGCGGCGCAGGTCGTCACGGCCTACACCGGCGACATGAGCGACGTCCCGCTCACCCTGCTCACCACCGTCGAGGACGTCCTCGCCCTGGCCGCGGACCTGGGCGAGCACGACATCAGCCCGGCGGCGCTGCGGAACTGGACGGCGCGGCTGGAGTCGCAGATCGCCGGCTACCCGGACGCGCCGCGCAAGAAGGGGCCGTACGCGCCCGTCCTCGAGATGCTGGCCCGGCAGAAGGCGCGGGTGGCGCTGCTGCCGCTCGTCGAGGCGTTCGAGGCCCGCAAGCGCGCGGCCGGAGCCATCGACTACGCCGACCAGGTCGCCTACGCCGCCCGGATCGCCGTCGCCTCGCCGGAGGTGGGTCGCCGCGAGCGCACCCGCTGGAAGGTCGTGCTCCTCGACGAGTACCAGGACACCAGCGTCGGCCAGCTCCGGATGCTGGAAGCCCTGTTCGGCCGCGAGACCGGCCACCCGGTGCTGGCCGTCGGCGACCCGCGGCAGTCCATCTACGGCTGGCGGGGAGCGTCGGCGGGCACCATCGAGCGGTTCGCCCGCACCTTCCCCGGGTTGCCCGGACGGCGGGCCGAGCGGCTGACGCTGGCCACCAGCTGGCGCAACGACGACGCCGTCCTCGCCGTCGCCAACGCCGTGTCCGGGATGCTGCCGCCCCCCGACCAGCCGCTGCCCGACCTCGCGCCCGCGTCCACCGCCGGGCGGGGGGCGGTCACCGTCGGGCTCTACGACACCGTCGCCGACGAGACCGAGGCCCTGGCCGACCGGCTGGCCGCGTGCTGGCTGAACGAGGACCCGCTCGTCGCCCGCCAGGACGGGAAGCACCCGACGGTTGCGGTGCTGGTGCGTGCACGGAAGCAGCTGCCCGGCATCGCGGCCGCCCTGCGGGAGCGCGGCCTGCCGGTCGAAGTGGTGGGCCTCGGCGGCCTTCTCGAGGTGCCCGAGGTCTCCGACGTCATCGCGACGCTCACCGTGCTGGTCGACCCGACCGCCGGCGACGCGCTCGGCCGGCTGCTCACCGGCGCGCGCTGGCGCGTCGGTCCGCGCGACCTCGCCGCCCTCGAGGCCCGCGCACGGGCGCTCGTGCACTCACGCCGCCCCGCCCCCGCCGAGTCCGCGGAGGGGGCGCCGCCGGCCGTCGAGGCGCCGTCCGAGCGCGGCAGCATCGTCGAGGCGCTGGACGACCTCGGCGGTCCCGATGCGTACTCGCAGGCCGGCTACCGGCGGCTGCGGCGGCTGGGACAGGAGCTCGGGCACCTGCGTACCCGGCTGAGCGAGTCGCTGCCCGACCTCGTCGACGAGGTAGCCCGCACGCTCGGGCTGGAGACGGAGCTGGCCAGCGCACCGGGTGCCAGCCCGGCCGGAGCACGGGCCCATCTCGACGCCCTGCACGGTGTCGCCGCCGAGTTCACCGAGCTCGCCGAGCTGCCCTCGCTGCCGGCTTTCCTCGGGTACCTCCGCGACGCCGAGGAGCGCGAGCGCGGACTCGAACCCGGCGAGGTCGCCGTGAACCCCGACGCGGTGCAGCTGCTCACCGGTCACTCGGCCAAGGGCCTGGAGTGGGACGTCGTCGCCGTCCCCGGGCTCACCACCGACCAGTTCCCCTCGAAGGCCGACACCAGCGACTCCTGGATCCGCGACCCGGGAGCGGTGCCGGCCGACCTGCGACTCACCGACCGCGAGGAGCTGCCGCGGCTGCGGCTGCCCGTTCCGGGCTCCGGTGACCAGGCCGTGGTCAAGCAGGCGCTGGAGGAGTACGTCCAGGAGTGGAAGGACTTCGGCACCTCCGAGGAGATCCGGCTGGGCTACGTCGCCGTCACCCGCGCCCGGCACCTGCTGCTGTGCTCGGGCAGCTGGTGGCGGGACGGCGTGAAGCCGTGCGGGCCGTCGTCTCTGCTCCTCACCGCCCGGCAGGCGTGCGACGACGGCGCCGGCATCGTCGTGCATTGGGCCGAGCCGCCGGCCGACGACGCGACGAACCCGGCGCTGGCGGAGTGGCCGGTGGGGATCTGGCCCGCCGACCCGCTCTCGTCCGGACGGCGCCGGGCGCTCACCGCGGCGGCCGAACTGGTCACCGGTGCCGCGCCGCACCCGCTCCAGCCCGAGCAGGTGCTCGACGGCTCCGATCCCCTGGTCGAGCAGTGGGTGCGCGACGCCGACCTGCTCCTGAGGGAGCGGTCGCGGCACGCCAGCTCGACGGTCGACGTCCCGCTGCCCTCGCACCTGTCGGTCTCGGCTCTGGTCGCCCTCCGACGGGATCCGGCCGAGCTGGCCCGGCGGCTGCGCCGGCCGATGCCTGCGGCACCGGCGCCGCAGGCCCGTCGGGGCACCGCCTTCCACGCGTGGCTGGAGGAGCGTTTCGGTGCGGCGAAGCTGGTCGACCTCGACGAGCTGCCGGGTTCCGGTGACGAGTTCGCGGCTCCGGACGGCGCCCTGGCAAAGTTGCAGGAGGCGTTCCTCGCCAGTGAATGGGCCGACCGCCAGCCCGCCGAAGTGGAGGTGCCCTTCGAGACGCCGCTCGGGCCGCTGACCCTGCGCGGGCGGATCGACGCCGTCTACGCCGACGCCGACGGCGGCTTCGAGGTGATCGACTGGAAGACCGGACCGCCGCCGTCGGGCGCCGAGCTCACCGCGGCCGGGGTGCAGCTCGCGGCCTACCGGCTGGGCTGGTCACGACTGACCGGCGTACCCGTCGAGCGGGTCAGCGCCGGCTTCCACCACGTGGCGGCCAACCTCACGCTGCGCCCGGTGGATCTGCTCGACGAAGCAGGCCTGCTCAACCTCGTCACCGGCTCGCGCGAGACCTGA
- a CDS encoding alpha/beta fold hydrolase — protein MSGELLRTDVGDLTFDVRVDGPEDGRPVLLLHGFPETSASWAAVTPLLTQAGLRTYAPDQLGYSPGARPGEVEAYSMQNLAQVTADLMTALEIPVADVVGHDWGANVAWTLAAWHPDRVRSLTAVSVPHPAAYTAAFRADPEQKERSAYIRLFWQAGKAEEVLLADDARRLRRMLSGGEQDSGIPAEAIDEYVAVLSAPGALTAALNWYRAMSSDIRVDPVAVPTTYVWSDGDVAIGRTAAEACANYVAGDYRFVELAGITHWIPEQAPDELTRAILDRIASS, from the coding sequence ATGTCTGGAGAGCTGCTGCGCACCGACGTCGGCGACCTGACCTTCGACGTCCGCGTCGACGGTCCCGAGGACGGGCGACCGGTGCTGCTGCTGCACGGCTTCCCGGAGACGTCGGCGTCGTGGGCCGCCGTCACGCCGCTGCTGACCCAGGCCGGGCTGCGTACCTACGCCCCCGACCAGCTCGGGTACTCCCCCGGCGCGCGACCCGGCGAGGTCGAGGCGTACTCGATGCAGAACCTCGCGCAGGTGACCGCCGACCTGATGACGGCGCTGGAGATCCCGGTGGCCGATGTCGTCGGGCACGACTGGGGCGCGAACGTCGCCTGGACCCTGGCGGCCTGGCACCCCGACCGCGTGCGCTCGCTGACGGCGGTGTCGGTGCCGCACCCGGCTGCCTACACCGCGGCGTTCCGTGCCGACCCCGAGCAGAAGGAGCGGTCGGCCTACATCCGGCTGTTCTGGCAGGCGGGCAAGGCCGAGGAGGTGCTGCTCGCCGACGACGCAAGGCGACTGCGGCGGATGCTGTCGGGCGGCGAGCAGGACAGCGGCATTCCGGCCGAGGCGATCGACGAGTACGTGGCGGTGCTGTCGGCGCCGGGCGCACTGACCGCGGCGCTGAACTGGTACCGGGCGATGAGCTCCGACATCCGGGTCGACCCGGTCGCTGTGCCGACGACGTACGTGTGGAGCGACGGCGACGTCGCCATCGGGCGGACCGCGGCCGAGGCGTGTGCCAACTACGTGGCCGGTGACTACCGCTTCGTGGAACTGGCCGGCATCACGCACTGGATCCCCGAGCAGGCCCCTGACGAGCTGACCCGCGCGATCCTGGACCGGATTGCATCGAGCTGA
- a CDS encoding M20/M25/M40 family metallo-hydrolase — protein sequence MTSSPERAFVLDHLDDLHADLDAWLRIPSISADPAHAPDVADSAAWLADALRRTGFPTVEIWPTPGAPAVFAEWPSSDADAPVALVYGHHDVQPVDPPELWVHPPFEPTRVDGPDGPELHARGAIDDKGNVAFHLLGMRAHLAATGRDTPSVTVKLLIEGEEESGSPHFAALLEEKADRLACDVVVVSDTGMAAPDVPSAVTAMRGLADAEITLRGPAIDLHSGSFGGAVPNPLHALAQLLAKLHDDQGRVTLPGFYDKVRPLSDRERELMSRVPFDEQAWLAGPAASRATYGEAGFSTLERTGARPTAEVNGMWGGYTGPGHKTIIPAEAHAKVTFRLVADQRPEDVGPQLKAWVEANVPTGIEAEVRTPPGGVAPCASDLDSPAMDALLRAIGQAFDVDPADVLFTREGGSGPEADLVEVLGAPLLFLGVGLPTDRIHSPNERVLLPMLHRGAEAAAHLWRELGAMRPR from the coding sequence GTGACCAGCAGTCCGGAACGCGCATTCGTGCTCGACCACCTCGATGACCTGCACGCCGACCTAGACGCCTGGCTGCGGATCCCCTCGATCTCCGCCGACCCGGCGCACGCCCCCGACGTGGCCGACAGCGCCGCCTGGCTGGCCGATGCGTTGCGCCGCACCGGCTTCCCGACCGTCGAGATCTGGCCGACGCCGGGCGCGCCGGCCGTCTTCGCCGAGTGGCCGTCGTCGGACGCGGACGCACCGGTCGCGCTCGTCTACGGCCACCACGACGTCCAGCCGGTCGATCCGCCCGAGCTGTGGGTGCACCCGCCGTTCGAGCCGACCCGCGTGGACGGGCCCGACGGCCCGGAGCTGCACGCGCGAGGCGCGATCGACGACAAGGGCAACGTCGCCTTCCACCTGCTGGGCATGCGCGCCCACCTCGCCGCCACCGGCCGCGACACCCCCTCCGTCACCGTGAAGCTGCTCATCGAGGGCGAGGAGGAGTCCGGCTCCCCGCACTTCGCCGCCCTGCTGGAGGAGAAGGCCGACCGGCTCGCCTGTGACGTCGTCGTCGTCAGCGACACCGGCATGGCCGCACCCGACGTCCCGAGCGCCGTCACCGCCATGCGCGGCCTGGCCGACGCGGAGATCACCCTGCGCGGACCGGCGATCGACCTGCACTCGGGTTCCTTCGGCGGCGCCGTCCCCAACCCCTTGCACGCTCTTGCCCAGCTGCTGGCGAAGCTGCACGACGACCAGGGCCGCGTCACGCTGCCCGGGTTCTACGACAAGGTGCGGCCGCTGTCCGACCGCGAGCGCGAGCTCATGAGCCGGGTGCCCTTCGACGAGCAGGCCTGGCTGGCCGGCCCCGCCGCCTCCCGCGCCACCTACGGAGAGGCGGGCTTCAGCACGCTGGAGCGCACCGGCGCCCGGCCGACCGCGGAGGTCAACGGCATGTGGGGCGGCTACACCGGCCCCGGCCACAAGACGATCATCCCGGCCGAGGCGCACGCCAAGGTCACCTTCCGGCTGGTCGCCGACCAGCGCCCGGAGGACGTCGGACCGCAGCTGAAGGCGTGGGTGGAGGCCAACGTCCCGACCGGCATCGAGGCCGAGGTGCGCACCCCGCCCGGCGGCGTCGCCCCGTGTGCGAGCGACCTCGACTCGCCGGCCATGGACGCCCTCCTCCGCGCCATCGGTCAGGCCTTCGACGTCGACCCCGCCGACGTCCTCTTCACCCGGGAGGGCGGCAGTGGACCGGAGGCCGACCTCGTCGAGGTGCTCGGGGCGCCGCTGCTCTTCCTCGGCGTCGGGCTGCCCACCGACCGCATCCACTCGCCGAACGAGCGCGTGCTGCTGCCGATGCTCCACCGCGGCGCCGAGGCGGCGGCGCACCTGTGGCGGGAGCTGGGAGCCATGCGGCCGCGCTGA
- a CDS encoding putative protein N(5)-glutamine methyltransferase, translating into MSAGTPTVAARLRAAGCVFAEDEARLLAAEAGSPARLEELVLRRVAGDPLEHLLGWAEFCGLRIAVAPGVFVPRRRSELLVAQAAALAPSRPVVVDLCCGSGAVAAALSAVLDAPEVHASDLDPAAVDCARCNLPYGTVHAGDLFGALPAHLHGRVDVIVANVPYVPSAAVALMPPEAREHEPRVALDGGADGLDVARRVVAGARVWLASAGSLLFEVGNAQVPTAVRVVAEAGLVPRVVTDDELSATVVVGTAA; encoded by the coding sequence GTGTCCGCTGGAACACCCACCGTCGCCGCGCGGCTGCGCGCCGCCGGCTGCGTCTTCGCCGAGGACGAGGCCCGCCTGCTCGCGGCGGAGGCGGGCTCGCCGGCTCGGCTGGAGGAGCTGGTGCTCCGCCGCGTCGCCGGCGATCCGCTGGAGCACCTGCTGGGCTGGGCGGAGTTCTGCGGCCTACGCATCGCCGTGGCCCCGGGCGTGTTCGTCCCGCGCCGCCGGTCCGAACTGCTCGTCGCCCAGGCCGCCGCGCTGGCCCCGTCGCGGCCCGTCGTCGTCGACCTCTGCTGCGGATCGGGCGCAGTGGCCGCCGCGCTGAGCGCGGTGCTGGACGCCCCGGAGGTGCACGCCTCGGACCTCGACCCGGCAGCGGTGGACTGCGCGCGGTGCAACCTCCCGTACGGGACGGTGCACGCCGGCGATCTGTTCGGCGCCCTGCCCGCGCACCTGCACGGCCGGGTCGACGTCATCGTCGCCAACGTGCCCTACGTGCCGAGCGCCGCCGTCGCTCTGATGCCGCCGGAGGCCCGGGAGCACGAGCCCCGGGTGGCCCTCGACGGCGGGGCCGACGGGCTGGACGTCGCCCGCCGGGTGGTGGCCGGCGCCAGGGTGTGGCTGGCGTCGGCCGGCTCGCTGCTCTTCGAGGTGGGTAACGCTCAGGTGCCGACGGCGGTCCGGGTCGTCGCCGAAGCGGGACTCGTCCCGCGCGTGGTCACCGACGACGAGTTGAGTGCGACCGTCGTCGTCGGGACTGCCGCCTGA
- a CDS encoding DUF2510 domain-containing protein codes for MTGPGQPAPPPGWYPDPDGTPGFVRWWDGAAWSDVATPAGPGVAVQFSPVLASPEPASSPMLPEEEPRAGGDGARTAWVIGVSLLVLVAVVVAAVVLGRPEPDPVAQTPAPSAQPLPPPGTELPPGTVRIIDEAAGISYPYLGENWYEFDLGIQAEVTAIAGQYFVTQDLTPDGSTFIAQCTSGPLAETLGWAGPSTLQRTTRTVADSVRFNYYPRPNERTVLREEPRTVDGHPAYLYEFQLAWDAPGYDASGERAVLMLIDVGRPVPALLYISIPNTHAELYGVIDRVIEDVDVL; via the coding sequence GTGACCGGACCTGGCCAGCCGGCCCCACCTCCCGGCTGGTACCCCGATCCCGACGGCACGCCGGGATTCGTGCGCTGGTGGGACGGCGCGGCGTGGTCCGACGTCGCGACGCCGGCCGGTCCCGGGGTGGCCGTGCAGTTCTCGCCGGTGCTCGCATCCCCGGAGCCCGCGTCCTCGCCGATGCTGCCGGAGGAGGAGCCGCGCGCCGGTGGAGACGGCGCCCGCACCGCCTGGGTCATCGGCGTCTCGCTGCTGGTGCTCGTCGCGGTGGTCGTCGCCGCCGTCGTCCTCGGCCGGCCCGAGCCCGACCCGGTGGCGCAGACGCCGGCGCCGTCGGCCCAGCCGCTGCCCCCGCCCGGCACGGAGTTGCCGCCGGGAACGGTGCGGATCATCGACGAGGCGGCCGGCATCTCCTACCCCTATCTCGGCGAGAACTGGTACGAGTTCGACCTGGGCATCCAGGCCGAGGTCACCGCGATCGCCGGGCAGTACTTCGTCACCCAGGATCTGACGCCCGACGGCAGCACCTTCATCGCCCAGTGCACGTCGGGTCCGCTCGCCGAGACCCTCGGGTGGGCGGGCCCCTCCACCCTGCAGCGCACCACGCGAACCGTCGCGGACAGCGTCCGCTTCAACTACTACCCGCGGCCCAACGAGCGGACGGTGCTGCGCGAGGAACCCCGGACCGTCGACGGGCACCCGGCGTACCTCTACGAGTTCCAGCTGGCCTGGGACGCACCCGGTTACGACGCGAGCGGCGAGCGGGCTGTGCTGATGCTCATCGACGTCGGCCGGCCGGTGCCTGCGCTGCTCTACATCTCCATCCCGAACACCCACGCCGAGCTCTACGGCGTGATCGACCGCGTCATCGAGGACGTCGACGTCCTGTGA
- a CDS encoding M16 family metallopeptidase — MTTAGAELTLRHPVERFTLDNGLRVVLAPDRSVPVVAVSVFYDVGMRNEPEGRTGFAHLFEHMMFQGSANVPKMEHARLVQAAGGTFNGSTHQDYTNYFEALPAEALERALFLEADRMAAPAITEENLRNQIDVVKEEIRVNVLNRPYGAFPWLQLPQIAFDSFANTHDGYGSFVDLESSTVDDATDFFSRYYAPGNAVLCIGGDLDVAETERLIQRWFGPVAAREVPPLPPTGEPLPTTVRTAVVEDALAPAPALAIGWRVPDPVGEFDRYLGTVLLAELLSEGDASRLERRLVHADRIAIAQSSYVGLFGDPFDVRDATLLTTQVHHPAAVPADRVQAAVHEEVRRIAEDGVPVDELRRVQARTEAQLLRQADSVLGRTLGFAAAEIVHGRAELAGELAARLAAVTPDQVRAAAGELDPDTAAVLELRATGGRR, encoded by the coding sequence GTGACGACTGCTGGTGCCGAACTGACCCTGCGGCACCCGGTGGAGCGGTTCACGCTCGACAACGGGCTGCGCGTGGTCCTCGCCCCCGACCGGAGCGTCCCCGTGGTGGCCGTGAGCGTCTTCTACGACGTCGGGATGCGCAACGAGCCCGAGGGGCGGACCGGTTTCGCCCACCTCTTCGAGCACATGATGTTCCAGGGCTCGGCCAACGTCCCGAAGATGGAGCACGCCCGCCTGGTGCAGGCCGCGGGCGGCACGTTCAACGGCTCGACCCACCAGGACTACACGAACTACTTCGAGGCGCTGCCGGCCGAGGCGCTGGAGCGCGCGCTGTTCCTCGAGGCCGACCGCATGGCGGCGCCGGCGATCACCGAGGAGAACCTCCGCAACCAGATCGACGTGGTGAAGGAGGAGATCAGGGTCAACGTGCTCAACCGGCCCTACGGCGCCTTCCCCTGGCTGCAGCTGCCGCAGATCGCGTTCGACAGCTTCGCCAACACCCACGACGGCTACGGCTCCTTCGTCGACCTGGAGTCCTCGACGGTCGACGACGCGACCGACTTCTTCTCCCGCTACTACGCGCCGGGCAACGCTGTCCTCTGCATCGGCGGTGACCTCGACGTCGCCGAGACCGAGCGACTGATCCAGCGCTGGTTCGGACCCGTCGCCGCCCGCGAGGTACCGCCGCTCCCGCCGACCGGGGAGCCCCTGCCGACCACCGTGCGCACGGCGGTCGTCGAGGACGCACTGGCGCCGGCCCCCGCGCTGGCCATCGGCTGGCGGGTGCCCGACCCCGTCGGCGAGTTCGACCGCTACCTGGGCACCGTGCTGCTGGCCGAGCTGCTCAGCGAGGGCGACGCGTCGCGGCTGGAGCGCCGCCTCGTGCACGCCGACCGCATCGCCATCGCGCAGAGCAGCTACGTCGGCCTGTTCGGCGACCCCTTCGACGTCCGCGACGCGACCCTGCTGACCACCCAGGTGCACCATCCCGCCGCGGTCCCCGCCGACCGCGTCCAGGCCGCCGTGCACGAGGAGGTGCGGCGGATCGCGGAGGACGGCGTCCCCGTCGACGAGTTGCGTCGCGTGCAGGCCCGTACCGAGGCGCAGCTGCTACGCCAGGCGGACTCGGTGCTCGGCCGCACCCTCGGCTTCGCCGCTGCCGAGATCGTGCACGGCCGGGCCGAGCTGGCCGGTGAGCTCGCCGCCCGGCTGGCCGCGGTGACCCCCGACCAGGTCCGGGCCGCCGCCGGAGAGCTGGACCCCGACACCGCCGCCGTCCTCGAGCTGCGCGCCACGGGAGGACGGCGATGA
- a CDS encoding M16 family metallopeptidase encodes MSLDLSLIPPLGEPRPQPVPTAVESTLPSGLRLIVVPRPGVPLIELRLRVPFAATTAADAGLHTARGSVLSGAVLLGTAAHDQTAIAQLLQGHGAELSVSTDPDRLLFATTLLPGGLRPVLDVLAELLTGATYPDGEVEGERDRVAERIGIALSQPGVIARGALAARRYGDHPYAITLPDPGLVSAVDGGALRELHRSRVLPAGSTLVLVGDLDPSAAADVVAGALGEWTGIGHAVEAPPAPDLRAVGIELVDRPGAVQSNIRLGGPAPGRTDPALPAVRLANMIYGGYFSSRLVENIRERRGYTYSPRSSVDHQAAGSSFLVEADVATEVTGPALLETWYELGRMALLPVTEAELDGARRYVLGSMALSTSTHAGLASTLSALVGAGLPPGWLAEHQQALAEVTVEQVQEAAHRYLASSGLTAVVVGDADRIAGPLGALAPVSVRAGAPE; translated from the coding sequence ATGAGCCTCGATCTGTCACTCATCCCGCCCCTGGGGGAGCCACGCCCTCAGCCGGTGCCCACCGCGGTGGAGTCGACGCTGCCCAGCGGGTTGCGGCTGATCGTGGTGCCCCGGCCCGGCGTGCCGCTGATCGAACTGCGCCTCCGGGTGCCGTTCGCGGCGACGACGGCGGCCGACGCCGGACTGCACACCGCCCGCGGGTCGGTCCTCTCCGGCGCCGTGCTCCTGGGGACGGCGGCGCACGACCAGACGGCCATCGCGCAGCTGCTGCAGGGACACGGCGCCGAGCTCTCGGTCTCCACCGACCCCGACCGGCTGCTGTTCGCCACGACGCTCCTGCCCGGCGGCCTCCGTCCCGTCCTGGACGTCCTCGCCGAGCTGCTCACCGGCGCGACCTACCCCGACGGCGAGGTCGAGGGGGAGCGCGACCGCGTGGCCGAGCGGATCGGCATCGCGCTCTCCCAGCCGGGCGTCATCGCTCGCGGTGCGCTCGCTGCCCGCCGCTACGGCGACCATCCCTACGCGATCACGCTGCCCGACCCGGGGCTGGTGAGCGCCGTCGACGGCGGCGCGCTGCGGGAGCTGCACAGGTCCCGGGTGCTCCCGGCCGGCAGCACCCTGGTCCTGGTCGGTGACCTCGACCCCTCCGCCGCGGCCGACGTCGTCGCCGGCGCCCTGGGGGAGTGGACCGGGATCGGGCACGCCGTGGAGGCGCCCCCGGCACCGGACCTGCGGGCGGTCGGCATCGAACTGGTCGACCGGCCGGGTGCGGTGCAGTCCAACATCCGGCTCGGCGGCCCCGCCCCCGGCCGGACCGATCCGGCGCTCCCGGCCGTGCGGTTGGCCAACATGATCTACGGCGGGTACTTCTCCTCCCGGCTGGTCGAGAACATCCGGGAGCGGCGCGGGTACACCTACAGCCCGCGCAGCTCGGTGGACCACCAGGCCGCCGGGTCCTCGTTCCTCGTCGAGGCCGACGTCGCCACCGAGGTCACCGGGCCCGCGCTGCTCGAGACCTGGTACGAGCTGGGTCGCATGGCCCTGCTGCCGGTCACCGAGGCCGAGCTCGACGGGGCCCGCCGCTACGTCCTGGGGAGCATGGCGCTGTCGACGTCCACCCATGCGGGGCTCGCCAGCACCCTCTCGGCCCTCGTCGGTGCAGGTCTGCCGCCGGGCTGGCTGGCCGAGCACCAGCAGGCCCTCGCCGAGGTGACCGTCGAGCAGGTCCAGGAGGCCGCGCACCGCTACCTCGCGTCGTCCGGACTGACCGCGGTCGTCGTCGGGGACGCCGACCGGATCGCCGGGCCGCTGGGTGCCCTGGCGCCGGTCAGCGTGCGCGCCGGCGCCCCGGAATGA
- the nudC gene encoding NAD(+) diphosphatase, with translation MLSRVAHDRTHLARSLPDPTGGRPVRVLTVDAQRSVPVAEGPDGPELVWDEQPELPVGAVYLGEADGVPYAAVRGARSLTVVGRPVDSWSGLREVGADLGALDAGLLVEAIGILEWHDRNRFSPLTGTATTIERAGWSQRDPSTGTEIFPRTDPAVIMLVHDGADRVVLGRQAVWPPGRFSILAGFVEPGESAEAAVAREVAEEVGLAVTDIRYVGSQPWPFPQSLMLGFVARATGSDELVLDPTEIEEARWFTRDELGRGAGPAALPPPVSIARHIIDRWVAGELS, from the coding sequence GTGCTCTCCCGCGTCGCCCACGACCGCACCCACCTAGCGCGGTCCCTGCCCGACCCGACCGGGGGACGGCCGGTCCGCGTGCTGACCGTCGACGCGCAGCGCAGCGTGCCGGTGGCGGAGGGGCCGGACGGTCCGGAGCTGGTCTGGGACGAGCAGCCCGAGCTGCCGGTCGGGGCGGTCTACCTGGGAGAGGCGGACGGCGTCCCGTACGCCGCGGTCCGCGGCGCGCGCTCGCTCACGGTCGTCGGCCGCCCCGTCGACTCGTGGTCGGGATTGCGGGAGGTGGGGGCCGACCTGGGCGCTCTGGACGCCGGCCTGCTCGTCGAAGCCATCGGGATCCTCGAGTGGCACGACCGCAACCGGTTCAGCCCGCTGACCGGAACCGCGACGACGATCGAGCGGGCCGGGTGGAGCCAGCGCGACCCGAGCACCGGCACCGAGATCTTCCCGCGCACCGACCCGGCCGTGATCATGCTCGTCCACGACGGCGCCGACCGGGTGGTGCTGGGACGGCAGGCCGTGTGGCCGCCGGGCCGGTTCTCGATCCTGGCCGGGTTCGTCGAGCCCGGGGAGTCGGCCGAGGCGGCCGTCGCCCGGGAAGTCGCCGAGGAGGTCGGCCTCGCGGTGACCGACATCCGGTACGTCGGCAGTCAGCCGTGGCCGTTCCCCCAGTCGCTGATGCTCGGCTTCGTGGCCCGGGCCACCGGGAGCGACGAGCTGGTCCTCGACCCGACCGAGATCGAGGAGGCCCGCTGGTTCACCCGCGACGAACTCGGCCGGGGCGCGGGACCCGCCGCGCTGCCGCCGCCGGTGTCGATCGCCCGGCACATCATCGACCGCTGGGTGGCCGGCGAGCTCAGCTAG